DNA from Triticum aestivum cultivar Chinese Spring chromosome 7D, IWGSC CS RefSeq v2.1, whole genome shotgun sequence:
gaggaagggaaaaagagaaggaaggaagggggcgccctccttccctagtccaattcggaccagaccaaggggaggggtgcggccacccttgaggcccttttccttctttcccgcatggcccaataaggcccaatacgtattcccgtaactctccggtacttcaaaaaatacccgaatcactcggaacctttccgaagtccgaatatagtcgtccaatatatcgatctttacgtctcggccatttcgagactcctcgtcatgcccccgatctcatccgggactccgaactccttcggtacatcaaaactcaataaaactgtcattgtaacgttaagcgtgcggaccctacgggttcgagaactatgtagacatgaccgagacacgtctccggtcaataaccaatagcgggacctggatgcccatattggctcccacatattctacgaagatctttatcggtcagaccgcataacaacatacgttgttccctttgtcaccggtatgttacttgcccgagatttgatcgtcggtatctcgatacctagttcaatctcgttaccggcaagtctctttactcgttccgtaatacatcatcccgcaactaactcattagtcacaatgcttgcaaggcttatagtgatgtgcattaccgagtgggcccagagatacctctccgacaattggagtgacaaatcataatctcgaaatacgccaacccaacaagtacctttggagacacctgtagagcacctttataatcacccatttacgttgtgacgtttggtagcacacaaagtgttcctccggtaaacgggagttgcataatctcatagtcataggaacatgtataagtcatgaagaaagcaatagcaacatactaaacgatcgagtgctaagctaacggaatgggtcaagtcaatcacgtcattctcctaatgaggtgatctcgttaatcaaatgacaacttatgtctatggctaggaaatataactatctttgattaacgagctagtcaagtagaggcatactagtgacactgtgtttgtctatgtattcacacatgtatcaagtttccggttaatacaattctagcatgaataataaacatttatcatgatataaggaaataaataataactttattattgcctctagggcatatttcttcagatatcacttctctctgtatgcatatgttcatgacgatcttctgtttccttcatttgcttactagctagcgtgtctagtcctctccatacgtatatagtacgtagcgtcgaccaaacacgaagataagagaggacacttctctctattaattagctagctaacacaatatatgaaacacctaaattaaccccccaaaaccccccaacccccctccctttcaaaaataaaataaaaaccccagcccctgaaatgctgacgcgtggatgcctattggtcccggtaggtggcaccaaccgggaccaaaggcccccctgcctgggctggcagcagcggccacgtggaggaccttctgtcccggttcgtgtaagaaccgggactaaagggttagggctttagtaacaaccctttagtcccggttcgaaaatcgggacaaaaggcccttacaaaccggggtaaaagcccctttttctattAGTGCATGCAGATCGCTATTTTCTTGCAGAGATGTGGTTGAAGCGGAACTAGGTGCAATCATGGAAGGTTTATCACTGGCTATACAACGCTCCGATTTGCCTATTGTTATCGAATCGGATTCCAGCTTGGCAGTGTCTATGGTATCCTCTGGCGAAGTTGATCGTTCAATTTATGCTGCTTTGGTTAATGAAATAAGACTGCTGATGCGTCTTAGACAAACTTGTGTTACTCATATTATGAGAGTCCAGAATAACGCTAGTGATAGTTTGGCTAGGTTTGCTCGATTTGAGGGGCGAACTATGACTTGGCTGGGATCTGGGCCAGAGGAGGTCTTGGGTATATCCCTTGATGATTGTAAAGACATTGATATTTGAGTAATACAAGTGTTCTCGCAAAAAAAAATTAAGAGCTAGGTCTTTGGTTTAGTTCACATGTGAAAAAAGGAGAGACTAGGACCAAGTCTTCAAGGTGGAGGGGCGCGTCACTAGCCACTGCGACCAAGTCGTCTCCTCAGATTCCTTTCCGTTTCTTCGACGGCGGCGCCTCTTCCCCAAAATTTCGTCTCCCCCCTCCAGATTTAGATTTAGCCAGACGGACAAGCGCACCGGCACGCCAGGGAGAGATGATGAAGCCCGGCTCCCGCAagcgccgcgcctcgccgcctgcGCCGTCGGCCCCCGTCACGCTGCCGCCGCCGGGCTTCGTGGCGgacagggaggaggcggcggcccgcGTGGAGCGACTTCTCCAGTACCAGTTCAACAACCGCTCCCTGCTCGAGGAGGCGCTCACCCACCAGTCCTTTGCCGCCGCCTCGTACCAGAAGCTCGAGTTCGTCGGGGACGCGGCGCTCGGCCTCGCCTTCTCCAACTTCCTCTACCTCACCAACCCCACCGTCGGCCCCGGCGCGCTCTCCACGCTCCGGGCCGCCAACATCTCCACCGAGAAGCTGGCCCGCGTCGCCGTGCGCCACGACCTCTACCCGCTGCTCCGACGCAACTGCCCTCGCCTCGATCTCTTGGTATGTGCCGCTTTAGCGTCCTCGGATCCTTCTCCCCTGAATTAGAAGCAATACATTTGGGGGCTCTGTTTTTATATATAGATGTTGTATTAAATCATCCACTTTTGACTGTGCGCTCGAGCGGATCGATGTGCTTAATTTGGGCAAAACATAGAGCTAAACATGTATCTATAGCAGCTCTCGCCACCTCTTAGTTTTGATTCAGTGATGCAAAAATAAGTTTAGTACTGTATTTGGCAATGCTGAAACCGGAATTGGTAAGTATCCCAGCCGCTCCATTCGGTTCATAAGGCATAATACATTTCAATTGTTAAGTGATTGATGTTATCTCTTGGAGATGTGGATATTAGATGAACTGTTTTTGGCTACCATTGATATGTTACTGGGTATACCTTTATGCAGGTAGGACAGTTTATCCAGTCAGTGAAACAAGAATTAGAGGATGACCTTGGCACTACGCCCTATGGTGGCACTATATTTAAGGCTCCCAAGGTGCTTGCTGATATAGTTGAGGCCATTGCCGCTGCTGTCTATGTGGATTGCAACTTTAATCTTGAGAAGCTCTGGAAGGTTTGTAATCCATCTTTCATGTTATTTCCcattcattaatatgctgatctgAGGTTTCCAGAAAATAACCTAACTAATAATTCCTTTCATAATACGCTGATAAAAATCTTTGTAATTTTCTATGAAGAATCGTATGATTTCATTTTGGTATGACCAATCCAAGATAGCTTTACCAATAATATTTGTGAAAGTTAAAAACAATGGACCTCTGctctctaaaatgacatatttatTTACGGAGAGAGTAGTTCACTAGAATAATGGGTGGTGATAATGATATCACTGTTTATTATGTAGGTAACAAGGTTCCTCTTTGAACCCATTGTCACGGCTGAAACAATAGATGAGCAACCTGTGTCTACGTTGCATGAACTGTGCCAGAAACATGGGAAAGAAGTAAAATTCAAGACTTGGCAGAAGGGTGGAACAGTGGTTGTAAATGTATTTGTTGGTGGGGCACTTGTTGGGATGGGCTCCTCAGAGCAGATGGTAATCGCTAAGCTCAATGCCACCCGGGATGCACTAAGCAAGCTTCTTGGTGGAGGCAATCAGCAAGTGTTGACAACCGGGGTTGGCCAGGGGGTTGAGGTTGGAGAGTTTAGGGAATGCAAGCAGAAGCTTATTGAGCAGTGCAGCAGGAAGCATTGGCCAAAACCCATCTTTAAGTAAGATTCTTGACTACTCTGTCAGTTTTTAGTTTTATATATCCTGTTCATTAGTTGAATTTTTCCTGCAATGCTCCTCAGATGAGGCATCTCTTTCCCACACCTACACTACAATTGTTTGTTGATCATATATTTTGTTCTGGGCATCTTTAGAACTGTTTCACTGCTgcacattttattttgtttcttcatTGTAATTTCACCCTTGTTCCCATTTATCTTAGGGTAGTAACTTTTGGTCATTTCTGTTAAACAACCTTACTAGGTGAAAGTACTTTGACCTCGGTAGGTCTGGAACAGACTTGTCCAGACCATCACTCAGATGCAGTATGGAAACCATTAGTTTGGTTTGATTGCCAAACACTACAGCATGAACACGTGGGAAAGAGATACCTGATCTGAGTGATTGTCTGGACAAGTCTGGTCCAGAACTACTATTTCTGTTACACAACCTTACTAGGTAAATAGTACTTTGACCTCCGTAGGTCACTAGGTCTGGAACATACTTGTCCAGACCATCTCAGATGCAGTATGGAAACCACTAGTCTGGTTGGATTGCCAAACANNNNNNNNNNNNNNNNNNNNNNNNNNNNNNNNNNNNNNNNNNNNNNNNNNNNNNNNNNNNNNNNNNNNNNNNNNNNNNNNNNNNNNNNNNNNNNNNNNNNNNNNNNNNNNNNNNNNNNNNNNNNNNNNNNNNNNNNNNNNNNNNNNNNNNNNNNNNNNNNNNNNNNNNNNNNNNNNNNNNNNNNNNNNNNNNNNNNNNNNNNNNNNNNNNNNNNNNNNNNNNNNNNNNNNNNNNNNNNNNNNNNNNNNNNNNNNNNNNNNNNNNNNNNNNNNNNNNNNNNNNNNNNNNNNNNNNNNNNNNNNNNNNNNNNNNNNNNNNNNNNNNNNNNNCAATTCATCATTCTTTGTACATTTTAGCATCTTAGTAAGTGCTAAGGCATTTCTAAAATGAAAAAGTGTACACTTTTCAACCTTAAACTATGGCTTGAGTATGTCTTTTCAACCTAGAACTCCAAAACCGTCTAAAACACTACCTTGAAGtataaaaattgtgcactttttTAGTTTCCCCATCATTGTGTTTCACAAAGTTATTTTGACTAAAGCGGCAGCTACTTGACATGATTAGACATGATTATTGTATGTATGCATTGAGCCACCTTGCATGATCTACTATCTTAACCaatcagaaaaatagaaaatttgaTGGGCATATATCTTTCCTTTATCCCATTCTCTCCCATGCCCGCCGATGTTCCTTCGGGCATCGACCCACTCCCTCCAGCGCTTTCATGTTCCTTCCTAGAAGCCCATGCCCACatttccccttcctcacttcctgtAACATTCATCTCCTATCTCGCTCCCATATATGTTTTTGCGCGCCTAGACTGCTTCATGCTGCCCCCCTGCCCACACACAGAAACCACCCACTCACACATCTTCCTTTCCATGCACCCATCACCATCCTTCCTCACCTTTAGTCTTTACCTTACCGTGTTCGTACATCAATATATGAAACAAATCAAGGAAATCCTAACTTCCATATTTGTTGGCGGCCTGATCCTTCATGGTTCTTGCTCAATAGTAGTATTATTATCCCccttttttcaaaagaaaatgggCAGTAAACGATGATGTGAAAAAACCCCTTGTGAGGACCTTGCATCGCCCTCCTGGGTGGGTTGCGGGTTAGGTTTTCCCATCGCCGCCACCACTCTCTTCGTGTCCTCCCGCACCGCCGTCACCGGCCATCGGCCGGCCCACGACGGCGGCGGGGTGCTCCTCCCTCCCTCTACCCTTGCTCCTCCTCTCTGTACCTCCGCGCATGGTGTCGTCAACGACGCGGTTCCGAGAGCCATGGGGTTCCACTCGGGCATGGTGGCGTGCAACTCCCCTGGTGTTGCACGCACGGGCTACACGTTCTTGGCCGCCGCCTCTGCCCGTTGTTGCCTTGGGATGGGAGATGCCCGCCGAGGCATGGAGGTGATGTGCATCGCTAGATCTGTCCAAGAAGGCCAGTCCATGGCCTCGTTTGTTGGCCTCTGCAGTGGAGCTGTTCTCCCCCATTGTCGGCGCGTGGGGGCGATGCAGTCATGACCTCCAACCTTGGTCTGTCAGTGCTTTGGCTGGCAGGTGCTTGCCCACACATAGAGTTGCCGCCCTCCGCTAAATCTCACCAGGAGGGTCGGTCTGCGGCCTCGTCCTGTGGCCCATACGGTGCATCTGGCGCGGCGGTTTCTTGCATGTTCACGAAGAGCTGGGCTGAGTTGCAGCTGCTGTCACACCATTGGTTCTGTACGGTGGAGTTTGGACGCCCGGGCGGTGGCCTTGGATGGTGGGCTATGCGGTCGACTCTTCGACACGCATCGCAACGGTGGTGTTGGGTGCTATCTCTGTCGGCGTGACTCTGAGGGGAGTAGTAGCGGTTGGTCCTGCGTAGCTGTCGCCGTGGGTGGCAAGCCCTGATCTTTATCAGGAGCAAGTCCTTGGTTTGTCGTGGTGGGTCCTTTGTCATGATGGGTCTAGTGGCTCGAATACTCTTGACAAGGTGTGTGGGAGGGGCCGAGTGAAAGCTTAGCGCCTTTGAATGCTTACCACTTCTTGCATTATCTAACTTGACATTTTGCCTAGATCAGCCCTACACAGTTGCTTCATTGTTTTTTTTCAGGTTAGAGAAGGAAGATGGCCCGGCACATGATAGGACATTTGTTTACTCTGTTCAGGTAGAAACCCAAGGTGGTATTTGGGTAACTTTAAGTGATAAGATGTCAAGGGTAAAGGATGCGGAGAATTCTTGCGCGCAGAAGATGTTGGAACATCTATTGAAATTGTGAGAGAACATATTTCTATTTCTATCCCTTTGTGAACCTTAGGCTGAGGTTGTGTCTAGCAAAATTAATAACAATACAAAACTATATTAAATCCCTTGACAAAAATGATGATTCAAACTTTTATACGAATGTTCCTTTGCCGGAGTTAGGGATCCATGCACTTGAATCCTGACGCTACATCCTGGTGGCGACTACTAGGAAGGAGATCCTAGAAGCCACATCGTGGTGGTGACTCTTAGCATGTAAGTGGGAGATGAGCTCAAGATAATAGAAGGAAACCGTGGTGACTGGTGAAGGGAGAGCCAAAGaggtgaacgaggatgaagatgcaCCAGGATTTTCTGATGTAGGTTCATCCTGTCCATGCCGATGAAACCATATAGTTTGAAAAGGCGCTACTATGAGATTTTTGTCGCAAAAAAAAGCAGTGGGACAGAAGTTAGCCTTCCTATTTATATATGCACTCCGATGGTCGAGATGCAGTTGTATACTCGCCAGATTATTTTTAGCCAAACAGATACTTTTTTAAAGGCATGTATATCGGTGTAGAATTCAATGTTAGACTGAAAATTTGTTTATAAGCTTGAAATAGCATGTCCATCTCGATAGTAATGACACCGGCTTCTTTTACATAAATATCACGTAGAAAATTGTAAGGATGAGTAATAAATTTCCACGTACATAAAATAAAATCAGAAAGTAACTATGAATAAATAAGTTGAATTAACAAACTATACATATACTGTGATTAGGAGATGGTATAATATTTGCCCACAACCATGGGATTGATAGTTATaaattttaaatatatttttggaGAGCTTAGATTTGCTTATCTTAACTCATgtttttttatattggtatagatttgCTTATCTCGTCTGTTCAAGAAATTCTCTGGTTTGTGGTTGTTGAATTGTGCTTTTTCAACAGTTGCTTTATAAATACTCTAGGAAAATGTTAGAAGACAGGATTTTCTTCTGTTAACAAACAACGAAATTGGCACCGAGTTATCGCAACACACTCAGGTCATTTTCGATTCAGTGATTCACACAATAACAAACAAAATCTAGGCCTTGGTTCACGGTCAATGAACTATGTCATGATGAGCTATGTTTCTGATATACAGAAATTTAGCCACATTTTAGGACAGTAATACTGAGCAGCTTTCCAACCATCTAACGCCCTGCGCGTTTCTGGCCATCCATTTTCGTGACTTGGGCGCAACCTTGACCGTTAGTCTGTTGTCTACTCCGGCTTTCACCGTACATTCTGATTCCTGGGCCAAAAAGTCC
Protein-coding regions in this window:
- the LOC123169533 gene encoding ribonuclease 3-like protein 2 — its product is MMKPGSRKRRASPPAPSAPVTLPPPGFVADREEAAARVERLLQYQFNNRSLLEEALTHQSFAAASYQKLEFVGDAALGLAFSNFLYLTNPTVGPGALSTLRAANISTEKLARVAVRHDLYPLLRRNCPRLDLLVGQFIQSVKQELEDDLGTTPYGGTIFKAPKVLADIVEAIAAAVYVDCNFNLEKLWKVTRFLFEPIVTAETIDEQPVSTLHELCQKHGKEVKFKTWQKGGTVVVNVFVGGALVGMGSSEQMVIAKLNATRDALSKLLGGGNQQVLTTGVGQGVEVGEFRECKQKLIEQCSRKHWPKPIFK